In the genome of Blastopirellula retiformator, the window ACGCCCTCGACGGGCTCTCCAACTCGCTCTTTATGGTCGAAAGCGCCGGTCGCAGCCGATGGCTGATTGACGGCGAAGCGCAACCTGCCGATCGGTTGCCGGGTCGCGGCTACTATTGGGGCAATGAATGGGAGTGTTGGACCGGCCCCATCGCCCATACCGGCTTTGTCGCGACGGCCGTGACGACCGACCCGTCGACTGGCGAGAAGAACCTCTCGTTGTTCGTCGGCAGCCGACGCATGAACTTTTCCAACAGATATGGCCGCCCCTACTCGTTTCATCCCGGCGGTGTGATGTCGCTGTTTGCCGACGGTTCGGTTCACTTTCTGACGGAAAGCATGGACGTTTACACGTTGCAATACCTGGCGGCCTGTGACGACGGCCAAACGATCCCGGGAGAATTCTAAATGAGCGAGAAGTCCTTTCGTTCTCTGCGATTCCTAGCGGCATGGCAGAGCGTCGCGGTCATCGTCGCTTGTCTGGCCGGCTGCAGCAGTCAGCCTGATTGGCAAGCGGACGCCTATCCGACATCGGGTACCGTGCGAATTAACGGAGAAACGGCGATCAACGCTTTCGTGATGTTTCATTCGCTCGGGGGCGACGTCGACGTTCGCAAGTCGGAGCCCTGGGGCATCGTTGGCGCCGACGGCGTCTACCATGTCTCGACCTATGGCGATCAAGACGGCGCTCCGCTGGGGGAATACGCCGTGACGGTCACCTGGCCCAAGAACATGCGCGATCCGTACAGCAGCGATCGTATGAGCAACAAGTTCGCCTCGAAGGAGAAGGCGCCGTTGGTCGTGAACATCGCACCCGGCAGAAACGAACTGCCGCCCATCGAACTCAACGACGTCAAGCTGCGTTAGCAGGCAGTTAGAGCCGCATCTGACGTGCACCAAGTCGTCCCTGACGCCCTCACCGATTCGTGACGTCCTCCAGATCGTTTGCGAAACGGTGAGCGGCGTTTTTTCGTTTACGGTTCGTCGTCGGCGGAATCACTGCTGGGACGATGCCGACCGATCAAACGCGTCACGTCGGCCAACACCTGCGGCAGCGCCCAACCGCCGGGAGACGCTAGATAGCGCGACGTCCAAACCGGCTTGAACTTCGACTTGTAGGCCCGCAGCCCTTCGAAGCTGTAGAAATGGTCCCCATGCCGATAGACCAGGCCGGCCACTTTATTCCACATCGGGGCCAGCTTGCGGTCTTCGATGCCGGACAGCGGCGCCATGCCGAAGTTGAACCACTCGTACCCTTGCTCCTTGGCCCACAGCAGCAGCTCAATGAACAGGAAGTCCATCAGCCCTGGGATCGACGAGTCGTAACGCATCAGGTCGATCGACGCCTCTTCCTTCGGCTCGTTGGCCAGGACATTGGCGAAGGCGACGATCTTCTCAGCGTCCCGAATCACCGCGATGTCGAAGTGGCGCAGATACTCTTCCTCAAAGAAGGCGAGCGAGAACCCTTTCTCAGCCGAGTTCTTTTCGGCCAACCAACCGTCCGAGATCTCTCGCAGCCGCGGCATCAGTTCGGCCGTTTGATCGCGGGGGACGATCTCAAACGTGTAACCCGACTTCTGCAACTTGTTGCGGGTCGAGCGGAGACTCTTGAAGTGGTTGCCGGCGATCGAGTAGTCGCGAACCGGCACTCGGCCATCTTCTCCCAACTTCAGCAGCGTCAAACCTTGATCGAGATAAATCGACAGGCTCTCCGGCGCCACCTGGTAAAAGACGGGCCAGCCATGATAACGATCGCACAGCTCGCGAAACTTCCAGACCAGTTCCGACCATTGTTCGACCGGACCGACCGGGTCTCCCATCGCGACCCACGATCGCCGCTCGACGGCGTACATGATGAACGCCGTGTTGTCGTCGCTGAACAAAAAGCGTTTGTCTCCGAGCAGCGCCAAGGTCGACGAAACCCGCGGCGATTGGGAGACGATCGCCGCGACCGTCTCCAACTCAGCGGCGGTTGGCGGTTCGGTCCGTGGGCCTGGCGCCCGCGATAGCAACTTCCAAATGGCAAAGACCAGCACGACGACCGCCACGCCGACACTGGCCCGCAGGAAGCGCGATGCGTCGCCATGAAAGGTGAATTCCCACCACAGGTCGTTTTGGTAGTCGACGTGACGATAGCTGAAAAAGCCGAGCCACGTGGCGCTGACGAGCGCCAGCGCGAGCAGCGCCAGCCAACCAGGCGAAAATCGCTCATGCACCAGCGAGCCTTTGCGATAGAACTGATCGCGACAGGCGACCAGCGCGATCAGGACCAGCGACAACAGAATCGCCGCTTCGTAGTCCAAGCCTTTCAGCAGCGACGTGATGATGCCGGCGACCAGCAAGAAGGCGGCGCCCCACCAGGCCGAGTCGAGCTTCAATTGCAGACCCCGCGCGGTCAAAAGCAATGCCACGCCGGCAACGCTTCCCAAGAAGTGCGAAGCTTCGAGAAACGAGAGTGGAATGTAATGCTTCAGCGTCGTGATCCGCTCGCCAATGCCAGGCGTGTTGCCCGACAACAGCAGCACAACGCCGGCGATGAAGGCTGCAAACGCCAACAGCGTTGGCAATAGCGACGAGGCGATCTGCCACGCCTGACGCGCAACCGGATCAAAGTGATGCCGATGAGCCCGATACTCCTGGGCGCCCAAGAGCAAAATGGCGACAAACAGCGGCAGCAGGTAGTAAATCACGCGAAAGACGAGCAGCGCCGCGACCACGTCATCCTTGGCGGTCGATTCGGTCAGCGTCAGAATCACCAGTTCAAAGACGCCGACGCCGCCTGGCACGTGCGTCAGCACGACGGCGATTTGCGCCAGCAGGAAGACTCCCAAAAACTGCGGATAGCTCATCCCCACGTCCGGCGGCAACAACACGTATAAGCAGCCGCACGCGATCATGATGTCGGCGATGGCGATTCCCAACTGGCCGACGGCGATCCCTGGGCCAGGCAGGCGGATCTCGTGGCCGGCGATGGTGAACGGCTTCTTCCAGAGGAACGTCAGTCCCATGTAGACGACGGCGCTGGCGACCAGCAGCCATCCAAGTCCCGAGACCGACGTGATCGGCAAGTGCAAGTCAGGCGGCAGCGTGAACGGATCGAGAATGAATGCCAGGCCGCCGATCGCGAAGACGCCAATCCAGAAGGTTCCCCCGAGCATGATCGAAATCTGCAGCACTTCGACCGACGAGAGTCCTAGTACCGAGTAAGAGCGATAGCGGACCGGCACCCCGCCCAGCGTGGCGCCAAAGTTGTAGCTGGCGGCGAAGCCGGTAAACGAGGCGAACGCGACTCGCAACAGCGGCAGCTTCCGGGCGATCGCCTTGAGCGCCAGCAGATCGTACCCGACTAGCACGACGTAGTTCAAAATCATCAGCACGATGCTGAAGGCGATTTTCTGCGGCGGCATCGCGCTGAGACTCTCGCGGACGTCATGCCAGCGATAGTTACGAAGTTCATGCGCCAGCAGCCACGCGGCGGCGATAAAGATCAAAACCGCGAGAAAGGGAGACAATCGTGACAGAAGTCGTTTCATGGGGGAAGTTCTAACTTACGACGGGGCGCAACGCTACAAATCGCCAAGCGCAATTCTCGCGATTTCTATTCATAAATCGGGTTGCGACCGCCGAAGACTCGATTTTTTTGCGTCCCCCTGGGGCTGGGTGTATGATCATGCGAACCGGCGCCTGCCGGTCGACCGGTACTCCTCCCTTTTCGACCCTTTCTCAGCGAAATCTCGCATGCCTATCGAATTTGCCTGCCCGGTCTGCAGCAAACGGTTTAAAGTCGACGAAAAGCATGTCGGGCGTCAGACGAGCTGTCGCGCCTGCGGCGCCGCGATTACGGTCCCCGACCAGGGCGAAGCGGCCCTCTCTGGCGACACCACCGGCGGCAGTACGCTGTACGATCACTCTCAAAAAGAGCGTCGCGACCTTGGTATCTCGGTTGGCGACGAAGGGCTGATCGAATCGGTCTCGGAGCATATCGAACGGCATTTCGGCAAGGTCGACAACGTCTATCACGAGCTGATCTCGGAAGGGATCCATGTCGACATTCACGTGATCAATCCGACCGAAGAGCAGCCGTTCTACACGCTGGTCACGACCGGCATGTCCGAACTGCCGATGACGACGCCCCCTGGCGCCGAAGATCTGGCCTACGCCGAGTTGGTGTTATGTCTGCCGGCCGACTGGAAATTGTCGCAGGAGGACTTTGAAGACGAGTCGAGCTATTGGCCGATTCGCTGGATGAAGATACTGGCTCGTTTTCCGCACGATTACGAAACGTTCTTCACCCTTTCGCACACGATCCCCGGCGGCAATCCGCCCGAGGAATTTGATCCCAGCACGCCGATGGGCTGCTGGATGTTCGTCCCGCCGCTGATGTTTGAGGAAGAGTCGTGGGAGCTTCAGCACGAGGGACACACGATCAACTTCCTTTACATGCAGGCGCTGCATCTCGACGAGATGGAGTACAAGCTGAAGCAGGGATATGACGAAGCGGGGGATCGCCTGCTGAACACGTTCAACCTGTTGGAGCTGATGGACATGCAACGTCCCAGCTTCTGTCACTTCGAGACTTCCGGCGACGGTCCGCGACAGCGCAAACAACTCAACGTGCAGTGCGCTTGCGGCGAGAAGGTCGCGATCGCGACCGCCAAGGGAGGCAGTTCGATCCCTTGTCCCCAGTGCGGCAAAGCGGTTTACGTCCCCGTTTCCACCTTAGCGCAAACGGGCCAGCGCCCCGAAGGGGCGGCCGCCTCGCATCCGGCTGGCGTGCGGATCAACCATCTGCGGTACTTTCAGTTCTACCCGGTTGAGATCTTGTGGTGGGCGATTCCGTCGATCCCGTTGGCGCTACTTGGCCAAACGATCCATTGGGGATTTTACGTGCCGATCGTGATCATGATCGGACTGTTCGCGTTGCGTTGCCGGATTGTGTCGTCGTACTTTCGCGATGGAGACACCTGCCCCGGCGTGATCGTCTCGATGGAGCCGCCGCTATTGGCGGTGCTGACCAATGTCTCCGCCGACCCTTCGTTCGACGAGCCGATCATGGTGATTAAGGTCCAGGCGCATAAGCTGAAAACGGTCGGGGGCGAACCAGCCAAGGTGGGACAGCGGATCGTCTCGGCCGCTTTTTATGAAGAAGATGCGGCCGAAAAGTATCCGGCCGAACCCAAACGGTGGGGCGACTTCTTCCCGACCCCAATTGAATATGGCACGTCCGACCCCGCGGCGATCGACTATGTAAAGTCGCAAGTCTCCGACGAATCGTGGCGACAATTGAAAGATGGCCTGAAACAGGTTCCTCGCCCCTTCGCGCCAGGCATTTATGACATTCAGGTCTAACTGCCTGTTGAAGAATGCCCTCGTGGCATTTTCCAACCTCGCTAGGCTCAGAGCATCGCTCTTCGCGGCTCGCAAAATAACGACTTACGTCGCTATTTTGGAATCGCATCCCTGCGATCACGCAGTCCGTCGAGAAAATCAACGGACTGCTAACCAGCGAAATCCTTCTCTTCTCTCGTAGCCAGTATCGCAACCACTTTATGCCGATTCAGTTTCGCTGCGCCGTATGCAGCAAGAACTTCAAGGTTGACGAAAAGCATGTTGGGCGGAAGACGATCTGCAAAGGTTGCGGGACGATGTTCCTGGTCCCTCAGCCAGGCGAGCCGACGTCGATCGTCATCCCCAGCGAAGTCGATCTCAAGCCGCTCGTTCCGACGCTGCCGGCCGAGCCTCCCAAACGCGTGATCGATCGGGACGGGCGCCTCTTCGCCGCGATCAGCAGTCATGTCGAAAAGCACATCGGTTCGATTACTCGCATCTTCCGCGACTACGTCAGCGAGAAGAACCAGGTCGACATTCTGT includes:
- the mprF gene encoding bifunctional lysylphosphatidylglycerol flippase/synthetase MprF; this encodes MKRLLSRLSPFLAVLIFIAAAWLLAHELRNYRWHDVRESLSAMPPQKIAFSIVLMILNYVVLVGYDLLALKAIARKLPLLRVAFASFTGFAASYNFGATLGGVPVRYRSYSVLGLSSVEVLQISIMLGGTFWIGVFAIGGLAFILDPFTLPPDLHLPITSVSGLGWLLVASAVVYMGLTFLWKKPFTIAGHEIRLPGPGIAVGQLGIAIADIMIACGCLYVLLPPDVGMSYPQFLGVFLLAQIAVVLTHVPGGVGVFELVILTLTESTAKDDVVAALLVFRVIYYLLPLFVAILLLGAQEYRAHRHHFDPVARQAWQIASSLLPTLLAFAAFIAGVVLLLSGNTPGIGERITTLKHYIPLSFLEASHFLGSVAGVALLLTARGLQLKLDSAWWGAAFLLVAGIITSLLKGLDYEAAILLSLVLIALVACRDQFYRKGSLVHERFSPGWLALLALALVSATWLGFFSYRHVDYQNDLWWEFTFHGDASRFLRASVGVAVVVLVFAIWKLLSRAPGPRTEPPTAAELETVAAIVSQSPRVSSTLALLGDKRFLFSDDNTAFIMYAVERRSWVAMGDPVGPVEQWSELVWKFRELCDRYHGWPVFYQVAPESLSIYLDQGLTLLKLGEDGRVPVRDYSIAGNHFKSLRSTRNKLQKSGYTFEIVPRDQTAELMPRLREISDGWLAEKNSAEKGFSLAFFEEEYLRHFDIAVIRDAEKIVAFANVLANEPKEEASIDLMRYDSSIPGLMDFLFIELLLWAKEQGYEWFNFGMAPLSGIEDRKLAPMWNKVAGLVYRHGDHFYSFEGLRAYKSKFKPVWTSRYLASPGGWALPQVLADVTRLIGRHRPSSDSADDEP
- a CDS encoding DUF3239 domain-containing protein; amino-acid sequence: MPIEFACPVCSKRFKVDEKHVGRQTSCRACGAAITVPDQGEAALSGDTTGGSTLYDHSQKERRDLGISVGDEGLIESVSEHIERHFGKVDNVYHELISEGIHVDIHVINPTEEQPFYTLVTTGMSELPMTTPPGAEDLAYAELVLCLPADWKLSQEDFEDESSYWPIRWMKILARFPHDYETFFTLSHTIPGGNPPEEFDPSTPMGCWMFVPPLMFEEESWELQHEGHTINFLYMQALHLDEMEYKLKQGYDEAGDRLLNTFNLLELMDMQRPSFCHFETSGDGPRQRKQLNVQCACGEKVAIATAKGGSSIPCPQCGKAVYVPVSTLAQTGQRPEGAAASHPAGVRINHLRYFQFYPVEILWWAIPSIPLALLGQTIHWGFYVPIVIMIGLFALRCRIVSSYFRDGDTCPGVIVSMEPPLLAVLTNVSADPSFDEPIMVIKVQAHKLKTVGGEPAKVGQRIVSAAFYEEDAAEKYPAEPKRWGDFFPTPIEYGTSDPAAIDYVKSQVSDESWRQLKDGLKQVPRPFAPGIYDIQV